A section of the Flavobacterium ardleyense genome encodes:
- a CDS encoding type I restriction endonuclease subunit R, with translation MKFTEAKLETAFTELLANEGYPHAFGAALIRTPEEVLLVEDLKASLFARYDHEGITANEVQSIIMQLQTLSATDLYESNKTFLKWVSDGFALKREDRTRKDIWVYLLDYGAKDNNTYRFVTQMEIIGTEKRIPDGIIYINGLPLVVFEFKSAIREDATLHDAFVQITTRYTRDIPELLKYNAITVISDGINNKAGSLFAPYEFFYAWRRVAGLAKDVDGINSMYTLVQGMFHKERLKDILCNFIYIPDSSKKNEKIVCRYPQYYAARALFDNIKIAQKPLGDGKGGTYFGATGCGKSFTMLYLTRLLMKSEYFESPTIILITDRTDLDDQLSKQFTNAKKYIGDNNIMTVESRSQLRELLQGRQSGGVFLTTIHKFTEDTLLLSDRTNIICISDEAHRSQTNLDQKVKVTAEGVSKSYGFAKYLHDSLPNATYVGFTGTPIDATLDVFGKVVDAYTMTESVKDEITVRIAYEGRAAKVVLQNTELQKIEQYYDMVAEEGANDYQIEKSKEETTSMNVILGDPQRLKAIAEDFVMHYETRIDEGATVKGKALFVCSSREIAYALFQNIIALRPEWNEKRRAEKGAILNEKEKKELKKIERIKMIMTRGKDDPKEMYDLLGTKDDRKKLDEQFKQEKSNFKIAIVVDMWLTGFDVPFLDSIYIDKPLQQHNLIQTISRVNRNYANKNKGLVVDYIGIKKQMNLALAKYGTGDKDNFEDVAESVRIVRNHLDLLAKLLHKYDSRNYFHGSTLEQLQNLNEAAEFVQQTKEFETRFMGLVKRLKAAYDICVGSEELNQTERDYTHFYLAVRSIVFKLTKGNAPDTAQMNAKVREMIKNALQSDGVEEIFKLGHDTESEQDLFDEDYLAKINKIKLPNTKIKLLQQLLAKAIQEIKKVNKVKGVDFSKKMQSLVERYNERSENDILRSEVYEEMADQLTEMIWEVHKEFSAGDSLGIDFEEKAFYDILKMLCVKYDFNYPEDKLIELAKAVKDLVESKAKFPDWNKREDIKAALKVGLILMLDEFGYPPVDKDEVYVEIFEQAENFKKNNN, from the coding sequence ATGAAATTCACCGAAGCCAAACTAGAAACCGCGTTTACAGAGCTATTAGCTAATGAAGGCTATCCTCATGCTTTTGGTGCTGCGTTAATACGTACACCAGAAGAAGTGTTGTTGGTGGAAGATTTAAAAGCGTCTTTGTTTGCACGATATGACCACGAAGGCATCACAGCAAACGAAGTGCAGTCTATTATAATGCAACTGCAAACGTTGTCAGCTACAGATTTGTATGAAAGCAATAAAACATTTTTAAAATGGGTTTCGGATGGTTTTGCTTTAAAAAGAGAAGATAGAACTAGGAAAGATATTTGGGTGTATTTGTTGGATTATGGTGCCAAAGACAACAATACCTATCGGTTTGTTACCCAAATGGAAATCATTGGCACTGAGAAAAGAATTCCTGATGGTATTATTTACATAAACGGCTTGCCTTTGGTAGTTTTTGAATTTAAAAGCGCTATTAGAGAAGATGCTACTTTGCATGATGCTTTTGTACAAATTACTACGCGTTATACTAGAGATATTCCAGAATTGCTAAAGTATAACGCTATTACAGTGATTAGCGATGGTATCAATAATAAAGCAGGTTCGCTGTTTGCACCGTATGAGTTTTTCTATGCTTGGCGACGAGTAGCAGGATTAGCCAAAGATGTTGATGGCATTAATAGTATGTACACTTTGGTACAAGGGATGTTTCATAAAGAGCGATTGAAAGACATCTTGTGTAACTTTATTTATATTCCTGATAGTTCGAAAAAGAACGAAAAGATAGTTTGTCGTTATCCACAATATTATGCGGCAAGAGCTTTGTTTGACAACATTAAAATCGCTCAAAAACCATTAGGCGACGGAAAAGGTGGTACTTACTTTGGAGCTACTGGCTGCGGCAAGAGTTTCACGATGCTTTACTTAACAAGATTGTTAATGAAAAGCGAGTATTTTGAAAGTCCAACCATCATATTAATCACCGACCGCACCGATTTAGACGACCAATTATCTAAACAATTTACCAATGCTAAAAAGTATATTGGTGATAATAATATTATGACCGTTGAAAGCCGTAGTCAATTACGGGAACTTTTACAAGGCAGACAAAGTGGTGGTGTGTTTTTAACGACCATTCATAAGTTTACTGAAGATACTTTACTTCTTTCTGATCGAACGAATATTATTTGTATTTCGGATGAAGCTCATAGAAGTCAGACCAATTTAGACCAAAAGGTAAAAGTCACCGCAGAAGGTGTTAGTAAATCGTATGGATTTGCTAAGTATTTGCATGATTCATTACCCAATGCAACTTACGTTGGGTTTACAGGAACTCCGATAGATGCTACTTTAGATGTTTTTGGAAAAGTGGTAGATGCGTATACAATGACGGAATCGGTTAAAGATGAAATTACGGTTCGTATTGCCTATGAAGGAAGAGCTGCTAAAGTAGTTTTGCAAAATACTGAGTTACAAAAAATAGAGCAATACTATGATATGGTTGCCGAAGAAGGAGCCAACGATTATCAGATAGAAAAAAGCAAGGAAGAAACGACAAGTATGAACGTTATTTTGGGCGACCCGCAACGTCTAAAAGCCATAGCGGAAGATTTTGTAATGCATTACGAAACACGCATTGATGAAGGAGCTACCGTGAAAGGAAAAGCCCTTTTTGTTTGCAGCAGTAGAGAGATTGCCTATGCCCTATTTCAAAACATTATTGCTTTACGTCCTGAATGGAATGAAAAAAGAAGAGCCGAAAAAGGAGCTATTCTCAATGAAAAAGAAAAGAAAGAGCTTAAGAAAATAGAGCGCATCAAAATGATTATGACGCGTGGCAAAGATGATCCAAAGGAAATGTATGATTTGTTGGGAACGAAAGACGATCGTAAGAAATTAGACGAACAATTTAAACAAGAAAAATCGAACTTTAAGATTGCTATTGTTGTCGATATGTGGTTGACTGGTTTTGATGTGCCTTTCTTAGACAGCATTTATATTGACAAGCCTTTGCAGCAACATAATTTGATTCAGACTATTTCTCGTGTCAACCGAAACTATGCCAACAAAAACAAAGGTTTGGTCGTAGATTATATTGGGATTAAGAAACAAATGAATTTGGCTCTGGCAAAATACGGCACAGGTGATAAAGATAATTTTGAAGATGTGGCTGAGTCGGTTCGTATTGTCCGCAATCATTTAGACTTACTTGCTAAGTTGTTGCACAAATACGATAGTAGAAACTACTTTCATGGCTCTACTTTAGAGCAACTACAAAATCTTAATGAAGCGGCAGAATTTGTTCAACAAACCAAAGAGTTTGAAACTCGTTTTATGGGATTGGTAAAACGTTTGAAAGCCGCCTATGATATCTGTGTAGGAAGCGAAGAACTCAATCAAACAGAACGTGATTATACGCACTTTTATTTAGCAGTTCGGTCAATAGTTTTCAAACTGACCAAAGGCAATGCACCCGACACCGCACAAATGAATGCCAAAGTACGCGAAATGATTAAAAATGCCTTGCAGAGTGATGGTGTTGAAGAAATATTTAAGTTAGGTCACGACACCGAAAGTGAGCAAGATTTGTTTGACGAAGATTACTTGGCTAAGATTAATAAAATTAAATTACCGAATACCAAGATAAAGTTACTGCAACAGTTGTTGGCAAAAGCGATTCAGGAAATTAAAAAAGTAAACAAAGTAAAAGGTGTTGACTTTAGTAAAAAGATGCAATCGTTAGTGGAACGTTATAATGAAAGAAGTGAAAACGATATTTTACGTAGTGAAGTCTATGAAGAAATGGCTGACCAATTAACGGAAATGATTTGGGAGGTTCATAAAGAATTTTCGGCTGGAGATTCGTTAGGTATTGACTTTGAAGAGAAAGCGTTTTACGATATTTTGAAAATGCTTTGTGTAAAATATGATTTTAATTATCCAGAAGATAAATTGATTGAATTAGCGAAAGCAGTCAAAGATCTTGTTGAATCTAAAGCTAAATTCCCAGATTGGAATAAAAGAGAAGATATTAAAGCTGCCTTGAAAGTCGGTTTGATTTTAATGTTGGATGAGTTCGGATATCCTCCGGTTGATAAAGATGAGGTTTATGTGGAGATCTTTGAGCAGGCAGAAAACTTTAAGAAAAACAATAATTAA
- a CDS encoding transposase, with translation MNNYNPNSHHRRSIRLKGYDYSQAGLYFITICCQDRASLFGEIANHKMHLNEAGTMIVKWYYELEQKFGDIKCHEMVVMPNHFHCIIENVGSVGAVGADLCVCPDVCETNGPKTFVCDADKSEMDKFETDKSVSNILGEHVGSPLHRVVGWFKTMTTNEYIRGVKTLDWKRFDEKLWQRNYYEHIIRNEKSFEMISNYIIDNPAKWNQDKLK, from the coding sequence ATGAACAACTACAATCCAAATAGTCACCATCGCAGATCTATCCGATTAAAAGGATATGATTATTCGCAGGCAGGATTGTATTTTATAACGATATGTTGTCAGGATCGGGCGAGTTTGTTTGGGGAAATTGCAAACCATAAAATGCATTTGAATGAGGCCGGAACCATGATTGTGAAATGGTATTATGAATTAGAACAAAAATTTGGTGACATCAAATGCCACGAAATGGTGGTGATGCCCAATCATTTTCATTGTATTATAGAAAACGTTGGTTCCGTAGGGGCGGTAGGGGCAGACCTGTGTGTCTGTCCGGATGTTTGCGAAACAAATGGTCCAAAAACATTCGTTTGCGATGCGGATAAATCCGAAATGGATAAATTCGAAACGGATAAATCCGTTTCGAATATTTTGGGCGAACACGTAGGTTCGCCCCTACATCGGGTGGTGGGATGGTTTAAAACAATGACAACAAATGAATATATTCGGGGTGTTAAAACATTGGATTGGAAACGATTTGACGAAAAATTATGGCAACGTAATTATTATGAACACATTATCCGTAATGAAAAATCGTTTGAAATGATTTCGAATTATATAATTGATAACCCTGCAAAATGGAATCAAGATAAATTAAAATAA
- a CDS encoding PD-(D/E)XK nuclease family protein: MNIQELQSFLNENDIPVIRGKPKTFLGIAKQPHYENVVSNIYAFYFNGNEAHRLKDLFIKSLLEIINTSLIAKNTDDFETFLDFTIRTEYGTKNQKRIDLLLQNNEQAIIIENKVLHELNNDLDEYYNEIKVTTKIGIVLSLHPISDIKHERFINITHLQLVSTVMQNLGSYMLNANDKYLAFLKDFCQNIINLSHPIMEKENIIFYYKNQEKINQLNTFKKKLKEHIISQVVDAGNRINGVNKYAPRANSFNDERLVYYVSPSNKNLMITVVYEKLLTLEKKMYIAVEMHGDLLKDRAIYNSIEFTDEEQAHVFAEHFKATDLTWSHFAIMHYQPTDLEISNLSQFIIDKLDDDHLLSIFKKLNVFILKDNL; this comes from the coding sequence ATGAATATACAAGAATTACAATCTTTCTTAAACGAAAATGATATTCCTGTAATTAGAGGAAAACCTAAAACATTTTTAGGTATTGCAAAGCAACCTCATTACGAAAATGTGGTGTCAAATATTTATGCGTTCTATTTTAATGGTAATGAAGCACATAGATTGAAAGATCTTTTTATAAAAAGTCTTTTGGAAATTATCAACACGTCCTTAATAGCAAAAAATACAGATGATTTTGAAACGTTCCTAGACTTTACAATAAGAACTGAATATGGGACTAAAAATCAGAAACGTATTGATTTGCTTCTTCAAAATAATGAACAAGCAATTATTATAGAAAACAAAGTCCTTCACGAACTTAATAACGACCTAGACGAATATTATAATGAAATAAAGGTTACCACTAAGATTGGTATTGTATTGTCTCTTCACCCTATATCGGACATAAAACACGAACGTTTTATCAATATTACACATTTGCAATTAGTGTCAACGGTAATGCAAAACTTGGGTAGTTATATGTTAAATGCCAACGATAAATACCTAGCCTTTTTAAAAGATTTTTGCCAAAACATAATTAATCTAAGTCATCCCATAATGGAAAAAGAAAACATTATATTCTATTATAAAAATCAAGAAAAAATCAATCAATTAAATACCTTTAAAAAGAAATTAAAGGAACATATTATAAGCCAAGTTGTTGATGCAGGTAACCGTATTAACGGTGTTAATAAATATGCGCCAAGAGCAAATAGTTTTAACGACGAGCGATTAGTATATTATGTTTCCCCTAGTAATAAAAATTTAATGATTACTGTTGTTTATGAAAAGCTTTTGACATTAGAAAAAAAGATGTACATAGCCGTTGAAATGCATGGTGATTTATTAAAAGATAGAGCTATTTATAATAGTATTGAATTTACAGATGAAGAGCAAGCTCATGTTTTTGCAGAACATTTTAAAGCAACCGATTTAACTTGGTCTCATTTTGCTATAATGCATTATCAACCCACAGATCTTGAGATTTCAAATTTATCGCAATTTATTATTGATAAATTAGACGATGATCATTTGCTGTCTATTTTTAAAAAATTGAATGTTTTTATTTTAAAGGATAATTTATAA
- a CDS encoding GmrSD restriction endonuclease domain-containing protein: protein MAKYSVHQQPVETLLSWIKSGDIAIPEIQRPFVWKSARVRDLIDSLYQGFPVGYIITWRNPDVKLKNGELSAGKKVLIDGQQRITALTAAIVGQRVLNKNYKEITIRISFNPLNEKFEVLNKAIQNSPEWINNINPIINDEISITKAIREYMAANPDADEDLIEERIENLKRIKNKQVGIIELDHSLDIDTVTEIFIRINQKGVVLSNADFVMSKIASDEKHDGNKMRKMIDYFCRLVVDKDFNKHIIDNDKDFQNHEYYNTIKWMSKGDDALYVPTYIDFLRVAFTYKFSRGKFSDLVALLSGRNFEARTYENEIAEASYQKLSDSLKDFANQTNYQRFLMLVKSTGLISDKLISSKNSVNFSYALYLKLRNDNKMPDAEVQHYVKRWLVMSLLIGRYSGSADSMIDEDIKQINEKGVREYINHMEQTHLSAGFWEFGLVSALETSSVNNNAYNIYLAAQCNDGTKAFLSKSMRVSSLIEQRGDIHHIFPKRYLVNNGYDQKLYNQVANYTYTEQSTNIKIGMLSPSDYFNKVKIQIKDGVFDITTIDSESALLENLKANEIPLSILENTHDNYETFLLERRKLMAKKIKNYYYSL, encoded by the coding sequence ATGGCAAAATATAGTGTACACCAGCAACCAGTAGAAACTTTATTAAGTTGGATAAAATCTGGTGATATTGCAATTCCTGAAATACAAAGACCTTTTGTTTGGAAATCGGCACGGGTTAGGGATTTAATAGATTCGCTGTATCAAGGTTTTCCAGTTGGGTATATTATTACTTGGCGTAATCCTGACGTTAAATTAAAAAATGGAGAATTATCAGCAGGTAAAAAAGTGTTGATAGATGGACAACAACGCATTACCGCTTTGACAGCTGCCATTGTTGGCCAACGTGTATTGAATAAAAACTATAAAGAGATAACGATTCGTATTTCTTTTAATCCTTTAAATGAAAAGTTTGAAGTATTAAATAAAGCCATTCAAAATAGTCCCGAATGGATTAACAATATTAATCCGATTATTAATGACGAGATTTCTATTACAAAAGCCATAAGAGAATATATGGCAGCAAATCCTGATGCTGATGAAGATTTGATAGAGGAACGCATAGAAAACCTCAAAAGAATTAAGAACAAACAAGTTGGTATTATTGAATTAGACCATTCATTAGATATTGATACGGTTACAGAAATATTTATTCGGATTAATCAAAAAGGTGTGGTGCTGAGTAATGCCGATTTTGTAATGTCAAAAATTGCCTCTGATGAAAAGCATGACGGTAATAAAATGCGTAAAATGATTGATTATTTCTGCCGCTTGGTAGTGGATAAAGATTTCAATAAACACATTATTGATAACGATAAAGATTTTCAAAATCATGAGTATTATAACACCATTAAATGGATGTCAAAAGGTGACGATGCTTTATATGTGCCAACCTATATTGATTTTTTAAGAGTAGCGTTTACGTATAAATTTAGTCGTGGTAAATTTAGCGATTTGGTGGCCTTGTTATCGGGTAGGAATTTTGAAGCCAGAACGTATGAGAATGAAATTGCTGAAGCAAGTTATCAAAAGCTATCGGATAGTTTGAAAGACTTTGCCAATCAAACCAATTACCAACGATTTCTAATGTTGGTTAAATCGACAGGATTGATTAGTGATAAACTCATCTCGTCAAAAAACAGCGTTAACTTTTCTTATGCGTTGTATTTAAAACTACGAAATGACAATAAAATGCCTGATGCCGAAGTGCAACACTATGTAAAACGCTGGTTGGTGATGTCGTTATTAATTGGACGTTATTCCGGTTCCGCCGATTCCATGATTGATGAAGACATCAAACAAATTAATGAAAAAGGAGTTCGCGAATACATCAATCACATGGAACAAACCCATTTATCAGCTGGTTTTTGGGAATTTGGTTTGGTGAGTGCTTTAGAGACTTCAAGTGTAAATAACAATGCTTATAATATTTATTTAGCAGCACAATGCAATGATGGCACTAAAGCATTTTTGTCTAAAAGTATGCGTGTAAGTTCCTTGATTGAGCAACGTGGTGACATTCATCATATTTTTCCAAAGAGGTATTTAGTTAACAATGGCTATGACCAAAAGTTATACAATCAAGTAGCAAACTATACTTATACCGAGCAATCTACCAATATAAAAATTGGAATGCTTTCACCTAGTGACTACTTCAATAAAGTAAAAATTCAAATTAAAGATGGTGTTTTTGATATTACTACCATCGATAGTGAAAGTGCGTTGTTAGAGAATTTAAAAGCGAATGAAATACCTCTTTCGATATTAGAAAACACTCATGATAATTATGAGACTTTCTTATTAGAACGAAGAAAGTTAATGGCAAAAAAGATTAAAAATTATTACTATTCATTATAA
- a CDS encoding restriction endonuclease subunit S, with product MKSSYKPLSDYIREVKVKNVDLKTTNLLGINIDKYFMPSVANVIGTDMSNYKIVKKNQFACNRMHVGRDKRLPISMSKSDEDFIVSPAYDVFEIIDTTLLLPEYLMMWFTRKKFDRNTWFYTDADVRGGLAWKAFCEMELPIPSIEKQREIVNEYNVIHNRIALNNQLIAKLEETAQAIYKQWFVDFEFPDENGKPYKSNGGEMVFCEELDKEIPVGWEYGRLSELIEVKYGKDYKHLEVGDIPLYGSGGIMSYVNKVLYDKPTILIPRKGSLNNIIYLNKPFWSVDTMFYSILKNNFNRYYVYHFLIAIDFYSLNVGSAVPSMTTEYLNSMSLLKPAISVLGNFDKIINDLLNHKEIQNKEIQKLEDLKELLLARMTKVEAKAQAV from the coding sequence ATGAAATCGAGTTATAAACCTTTAAGTGATTATATAAGAGAAGTCAAAGTAAAAAATGTGGATTTAAAAACCACAAATTTACTAGGGATAAATATTGACAAATACTTTATGCCATCTGTTGCTAATGTTATTGGCACAGATATGTCTAATTATAAAATCGTTAAAAAAAATCAATTTGCATGTAACAGAATGCACGTTGGTAGAGATAAACGATTACCTATTTCAATGTCAAAATCTGATGAAGATTTTATTGTTTCACCTGCTTATGATGTCTTTGAAATAATTGATACTACTTTGCTTTTACCAGAGTATTTAATGATGTGGTTCACAAGAAAGAAGTTTGACAGAAATACATGGTTTTATACGGATGCTGATGTTCGAGGTGGTTTGGCTTGGAAAGCATTTTGCGAAATGGAATTACCTATTCCATCCATTGAAAAACAACGAGAAATAGTAAATGAATACAACGTGATACATAACCGTATTGCCTTGAATAATCAATTGATTGCTAAACTTGAAGAAACCGCTCAAGCGATTTATAAACAATGGTTTGTAGATTTTGAGTTTCCTGATGAAAATGGCAAGCCGTATAAGAGTAATGGTGGGGAGATGGTTTTTTGTGAGGAGTTGGATAAGGAGATTCCTGTGGGGTGGGAATATGGAAGATTAAGCGAACTAATTGAAGTTAAGTATGGTAAAGATTACAAGCATTTAGAAGTTGGGGATATTCCTCTTTATGGTTCTGGAGGCATAATGAGTTATGTAAATAAAGTTTTATATGATAAACCAACGATTTTAATACCAAGGAAAGGCTCATTAAATAATATAATATATTTAAATAAACCATTTTGGTCTGTTGACACCATGTTCTATTCAATTCTAAAAAATAATTTTAACAGATATTATGTCTACCATTTTTTAATCGCAATTGATTTTTATTCATTGAATGTCGGCTCGGCTGTTCCAAGCATGACTACTGAATATTTAAATAGTATGTCCCTTTTAAAGCCTGCAATAAGTGTTCTTGGGAATTTTGATAAAATCATCAATGATTTACTTAATCATAAAGAAATTCAAAATAAAGAAATTCAGAAACTTGAGGATTTGAAGGAGTTATTATTGGCAAGAATGACGAAGGTAGAAGCTAAAGCCCAAGCCGTATGA
- a CDS encoding type I restriction-modification system subunit M, which translates to MAKQKKEAVEKPIEVALWDAANKLRGSVEPSEYKHVVLSLVFLKFASDKFEVKRQKLIDEGKEKYIDMADFYAMDNVFYLEETSRWSFLMKKSKQNDIALVIDTALHTIEKNNKALRGALPDNYFSRLGLDGTKLASLLDTINDIDTNKDPKQDIVGKVYEYFLSKFALAEGKGKGEFYTPKSIVNLIAEMIEPYRGVIYDPACGSGGMFVQSIKFIEAHHGNKQEISIYGQEYTNTTYKLAKMNLAIRGIAGNLGEKAADTFGDDQHKDLKADYIMANPPFNQKDWRAENELTDDPRWRGYETPPKSNANYGWILNMVSKLSENGVAGFILANGALSGGGEEYKIRKQLIENDLVEAIVILPQNMFYTTGISVTLWILNKNKTARTVQMPDYTRNYRNRKQEVLFMDLRETGIPFEKKYTQFSEEDIATITSTYHLWQSSTSSDSTAIYQNVPEFCFSASLMDIVKKDYSLVPSKYIEFVNRDENIDYATKMKTLQEEMTALLKAETQSKNDLLTVFSELGYEIEL; encoded by the coding sequence ATGGCAAAGCAGAAAAAAGAAGCAGTTGAAAAACCAATAGAAGTAGCCTTATGGGATGCAGCGAACAAACTACGTGGTAGTGTAGAACCTTCTGAATACAAACACGTAGTGCTGAGTTTGGTGTTTTTGAAATTTGCTAGTGATAAGTTTGAAGTAAAACGCCAAAAACTAATAGACGAAGGCAAAGAAAAGTACATCGACATGGCTGATTTTTATGCGATGGACAATGTTTTTTATTTAGAAGAAACTTCGCGTTGGAGTTTTTTGATGAAGAAGTCGAAGCAGAATGATATTGCTTTAGTGATTGATACCGCTTTGCATACTATTGAAAAGAATAACAAAGCCTTACGTGGTGCTTTGCCTGATAACTACTTTTCTCGTTTGGGACTAGACGGAACCAAATTGGCTTCGTTGCTGGATACTATTAACGATATTGATACCAATAAAGACCCTAAACAAGATATTGTTGGGAAAGTATATGAATACTTTTTAAGCAAGTTTGCCCTAGCTGAAGGAAAAGGGAAAGGAGAATTTTATACGCCAAAAAGTATTGTAAACCTGATTGCCGAAATGATTGAACCCTATAGAGGTGTTATTTATGATCCTGCTTGTGGTTCTGGTGGAATGTTTGTGCAGAGTATTAAGTTTATTGAAGCCCACCACGGAAACAAACAAGAAATTTCTATCTACGGACAAGAGTATACCAACACGACTTATAAACTAGCCAAAATGAACTTGGCGATTAGAGGTATTGCAGGAAACTTGGGCGAAAAAGCTGCCGATACTTTTGGCGACGACCAACACAAAGACCTGAAAGCCGATTACATTATGGCCAACCCACCTTTTAACCAAAAAGACTGGAGAGCCGAAAATGAATTGACTGACGACCCAAGATGGAGAGGGTATGAGACCCCACCCAAAAGCAATGCCAACTACGGTTGGATTTTAAACATGGTAAGCAAACTCTCGGAAAATGGTGTGGCTGGTTTTATCTTGGCTAATGGTGCTTTATCTGGTGGTGGTGAAGAATATAAAATTAGAAAACAACTGATTGAAAACGATTTGGTAGAAGCCATTGTGATTTTACCTCAAAATATGTTTTATACTACTGGTATTAGTGTAACGCTTTGGATTTTGAATAAAAACAAAACAGCTCGAACGGTACAAATGCCTGATTATACTAGAAACTACCGAAACCGTAAACAAGAAGTATTGTTTATGGATTTGAGAGAAACAGGCATACCGTTTGAAAAGAAATATACACAGTTTTCGGAAGAAGATATCGCAACCATTACTTCTACTTATCATTTATGGCAGTCTTCGACAAGCTCAGACTCCACAGCTATTTATCAAAATGTACCCGAATTTTGCTTTTCGGCAAGTTTAATGGACATTGTTAAAAAAGATTATTCTTTAGTGCCAAGTAAATATATTGAGTTCGTAAACCGTGATGAAAATATTGACTATGCTACCAAGATGAAAACCTTGCAGGAAGAAATGACCGCTTTGCTAAAAGCCGAAACTCAATCTAAAAATGATTTATTAACTGTTTTTAGTGAATTGGGGTATGAAATCGAGTTATAA